TTGAATCTTTAAGGAGTAAACATGACTTGGGGCCAGATGATTTTTTTAGATACCCACAGATCAGAAATTATTTTAATCAAAACTTAAAAGTGAACCTAAACGAATTACAATTTGTAGAAACATTCTTATTACTAACCAAATCTGGAGCGCAAAGTAAAATTATTTCCAAATTATACAACAGCATCCTACGGTGTAAAAACGACAGCACTCTGTATATTAAAGCGAAGTGGGAAAAGGAGGGTCATTTGTCCATTACAGAGAAGTGTTGGGCTCACGCATGCAAGATACAATGGGCTACCACTGGGTCTAATGTTTGGCGTGAATTTTGCTGGAAAAGCATTATGAGATTTTTCATTACCCCTGCTCAACAAAGATATCGAGGAATTGGTGATAAatgttggagatgtggtggagACGGAGCCAACCATTTCCACATCTTTTGGGACTGTAAAGTTATCCGCCAGTATTGGTCTCTAATCCATTATCAtctacaaaatgttttttcttttgtttttcctgcaacTTTTGAGACCATTTTTTTGTGCAGTGTACCAGTGGATAAACTGAATTCCAACGACAGAAGACTCCTGTATATCTTACTGGTCGCAAGTAAAAAGCCTCTTACGAGAAGATGGCTAAAGCCTGAACCACCAAAGATGGAAGACTGGATACATTCTGTACAACAGATCTATACGATGGAAAAAGTGTCATTTTCTCTTAAACTTCAGAGGGATACCTTCTACAGAATATGGTCTAAATGGACAGACTATGTTAAGCATATGAGGTGTGATTTTGTATAAGATGTTACAACCCTGAGTATTATGTAAACCTACCAGCCCTGCTGCCCTCCAACCCTAGtccccttttttttgttttttgtttttttgtttgtttgtttgtttgttttttcctctcttttttctttttttccttcttctttattttttaattataactTAAAAGTGTAACAGCAAAGAAAGTGTAAAAAGGCATACAATTGTTTTGTTCAACTGCTGTCCCAATAAAACAGataatagtaaaaaaaatactcGGAGAAACTTCTTCATTATCATTTTCAGCTACATAATCTATTATATCTTGGCTAATTTGCTCTTTCAATGGACATAGAATACTTGTATTTAATCTCCAAGATGTCTCTTCTTTCGTTTCCTAGCACTACTTCCAGATACAGTGGGGCATGAACTGATAAATCCATCACTCCTATCCTGCAATTGACCACACTGTTAAAGTCTTTTTGAAACAAAGAAATAGTCCAATCTAGCATAAAATGAATGTGGGTGAGAGAAAAAGGTATAGTCCTTTTTTATGGGGTTTAACTCTCTCCAGACATCTATAAGCCCTAAAtcctttaaaattaatttaatatttttggttattttatttaatcCCGGGGCGTGTGGGTTTGATGAGTCTAAAGATGGATTGAGACGAGCGTTCTAATATCCTCCCAAAATTAGAAGACCTTGTGCCTCTACAGCAATCATTTCAAAGACTTctatttcttctctttttaattTTGACATTATTTTGCTTCTTTTAATACAAGCCATTTACATTAAATGACACTACTTTAGTTACCTTACAAAGCATTATTGTACGACCTTATATGATTTTAATCTCTGAACATAACCAGAAATCGAAAAGTACACCCctatggaaaaaaagaaaacaaaaaacgaagaaaaaaacaacattatagaaaaaaaaacattgtacaacaaaaacatacaatCGTGTTGACTTCCAGAAACATAAATGCCATATTACCTGTAATTGGTGAGGGAAAAGCTCTTCTATCGACTTGTGGAAGAGTGCCCTCTTCGGCATGCAGGCTGAAAGCCCAGTGGTCTGTAGGGTCCAGCTTAGTATGCATGTAAATGGCCCGACTTTAATGTACTTTTATATGCCCTCTTTATGGAATTACCAAAACGTATAACTAAAACATCTTTATCAATATAAAGTTCGTAGTCTCAGTTCCTCTTAAATCTCTATACTCTTGAGTTTGCCTCTAATATGATGCTCCGTCACAAGCAGCCTGGTTATCCACAGTCATCTTGGTGCCTAAAAACCTGGAGACGCTCCTTGAAACCCTGCTTTTGGATCGTGTTTCCACGTTTCTTCTTCGTACTTGTTTGCCAAGTCTGCTGTTTTATTTGATCCAAGAGTGTATCCCTGTCTTTCACAACGTCTACTGATAATCCTCTCTTCACCATGTCCATAGTCGCTTCATGCGCCGTGTTGTACGTCGCGGTTCCATCTCTGTAGTAAAGGCGTCTGGAAGTGAATGTTATTCTCCTTAAGCACCTTCTTTGCTGCCgcatattcttttcttcttcgtTGTATCTCCGGGGCATCATCATTGTCCACATATATCCTAGTGTCCTGAAAGTCAAACCCCCTAGCCTGCCAGGCCTTCTTGATAATGTCTTCTTTGATACGATAACTTGCGAGTTTGACAACAATTGAGTGTGGAGGGGCTCCATCAGGGGGTTTCTCAGCACCGGCCCGGTGTGCTCTTTCGATTCCCAACGCGGTGGCAGAAGAAAGACGCATTGTCTTTTCAAATAAAACCTCTACAAAGTTTACAGATGGGAATTTGTCCTCTTCCCCTTCCTTTACGCCATATATTCTGAGATTCTCGCGATGTGACCTTCCCTCTAAATCCAGTAGCTTAGTTTTGCATTGCATCTGAAGATTTGCTAATTCCATTAGCAGCTCCTCCAAAACCTGAATTCAAGTCTCCACAACATCTATGTGTCCCTCTGCTGTATCGAGTCTTTTACCAATGCCGTCCACATTCTCCCTTATGGCATTAAACTGCCCATTTGTGTCTTTTCTGAAAGCACTGAATTCTTTTAATATCATGTCCATCGTAGCTGGGTAGTCTTTCGCACTAGCATTAGCATCAGGTTGCTGGTCTTCTTCCATATTACTACTAGCTTGCGGCGAagcatcttcttccacttcacTACGTTCTCTTACGTCCTTTTTCTTAAATTTTCTGGGCATTTTTATTCCAAAAACAAATACCCCACACTATCAATCCGAGCTTTTTCAGTTTCGAGTTAGAtaaattggggaaaaaaagtaataagGTCGGGAGTGATTACCCTACACAGCCATCACACGACCCGCCAGACTGGAAGTCCAAGGTTATCAGGTTTGAGTTCcgaaaaaacaatatttcttATCTGATTTAAATGATACAGATTATCTCTTCATGGACTTCttggacctttttttttttttatcactactgctgattattatttcttttcctcacagtCCTGTTCTCATCACTTACATGAGTAGTGACTTCCATGACAGAGCTCACAAGGTCAGAAAAGGAGTCCAGGAATGGATCTAAAGAAAGCAGCAGTACTCAGAGCTCATCACATGACATCACTGAGACAAACTACATTTtccccaaacaaacaacaggaaacagttTTTAGAGAAAGCTGTGGAAACTTTAGGAAACAGAATTTGATCCAGTGGTAAAGCTGTGAACATCAGTCAGACAGATGTCAGTGAGTGTGATCCTCCATGATCTCCTCTCTTGTGTAACCAGCAGATCTTCACTCTTAGCTTCAGTAAATTATTATGCAAGAAAGTTCAGACTCACCTTTGACTTTGAGTGTCACTACTTTCTGTAACAGGATGTTTCCATACTTCTTGTAGACGGTGCATGTGTAGACATCACTGTCAGTGAAGTGAAGGTCTTTCAGTTTCAGAATGAGGTCTTTAGTGTTCAGtgggtcttcattcatctccGTGTGGCCTCTATAAACTGGATCTTGTGACAGATGCTGTTTTTTGCTACTATCATACAAGTGGATCATCTTTTCTTCAGGACAAGTGAGTTTCCACTCCACTTTGACGTCCTGAGAAAGGTCATCGGTGACTATAAATGGTATCAGGACAGTCGTCTCCCCGTGGCTCACCTCCACCATCTCCACCTGGAGAACTGACAGCAgaatataaatgaaatgaaaccttTATTTGTGTCTACAGACAGACATCCATGAGTGTGATCCTCCATCATAGCCTCTGCTGAGTAACCAGCAGCTCTTCACTCACATTTTCAGTGACTGTGGACAAACAGATGTTATTCTCACCTCTGACACTGAGAGTCACTACTTTCTGTAGCAGCATGTGTCCATCCttgttgtagacggtgcaggtgtagactccactgtcagtgaggtggaggtctttcagggtcagacagagacaaaaaaatcCCAGTTTGTGTGACATTTTAATGAGAGCAAAATTGGAGGGGAAGGTCAAAATGCCCTCTGAGAAACTGGTGTGTTACTTAGTGCATAGATGCATGGCATCTAATCCACGTAGAGGAACGGTGTGGCCAACTGCAGGCAAGCTCTCTTTGGATTCAAAGAATCTTGTGTGTGCCATTCAGAGTGGGGAGTGTGGACTTGTGCCTTGTTTCTCTCCTGTTCCCACCTGTGTTTTTCCCTCTGAAGAACTGGTAACCAGTGTGAAACATCAGGGATGCTCGATCAGACCAGCGAGAGCAAACAAACCCAGCCCTCCCAGCTTATGGTTTAATCTTTATTGGGGGAGAAAACTTTTTAGCCCTAATTTTGACAGGGAGTAGAGACTCTTTGAACCCTTTTCTGGATCTTCAGAGGggatgaaggaggaagaggaggaaggagagataggtctgtgttttattgtaagATAGAGACCAGGGACTATTCTGTGAATGACAGCCTACTTTGGCCCATCGGTGGAGGATCTCATGACGAGAGACGGCAGGGAGAAGGACAGTGTTTCATCGATAACAGCTCCAACACCTACAgtgtatataatatatacatcaatgtatattttgtttacttaatgtatataatataatgtTCTTCTGTCCCTTTTGCACAGTGGAGGAGCGTGTCAGGATAGATTTCACTGCGTGTTGTACTTGTATAActgtgcatgtgacaaataaagaatcttgaCTCTACAATAATCACCACAAACAAGGCTCTGACACATGGATTGttttttatagtttatttaaaagGATAAATcccaaaaatgtgaaaacaaaaacatcaacagGCAAAACAGAGCTGACAATGTTCCTGATGTCTGTCTGTAAATAAAGGGTGAGTGGAAAACTAAAACTGGGATTGTGAAACTTGCTGTGATTACTAACAGCTGCACGAGTCCTGGAGTCACTAATAAACACAAAGACCTGCCACCAACAGGTGGCAGGTCTTTAATTCTAGTAACTTTGGTAGGGTGTATGTTGGAGCGCTCTCtccttgtttgctttttaaaaggGGAACAAAGCTCAGCATTACATAGATAAGGGATTAGGTGGGGAATACTTTCAATGCAAACCCAGGATGACAGCACAAGGTGAGgcagaggaggagcagagaaGTGACGAAGGAGGACCAAAAGGATTCTTCTGTATCTTTGGGTTTGCAGCAATAAGCAGgtggattttaaatgtttctagcTGTTAATTGTTTGCACAGTTTCcatgctgttatttttttttttttagctttgggGCCGTTTTCATAATAGTTTGTCTGAGGTATTTAAGCTTCTATTTGTTTATCCAGAATATTGTTTAGCTGATTCTATATGAGCTCGTTCCAGTTctttcagtcagtctgttgcTTCTCTCCTGATCATTTTCCCTGTTCCTCATAAATCCCGAGGATGGGGCCCGTGGGTCCATGTTAGAGTCTGGACACATTTCCAACCTGAAAAGAAGAAATGATATTCAGTTACCTTTGTGTGCAGCAGAAATGCCTGTCTTGGTAGATCAAACGGGCAACACTTCACTATTAAAAATCCCTCCTGTGGTGAGCAGTGGCAGCTCACTTCAGTCGAGCTCGTGcaccacagtttgtttttgaCGTTGACACACAAACCACCGCCTAGGCTCTTACCAGATAAGGAGGCTTCTCTGTCGGCTCGGTAGCATGCTAGTCTGGTTAGCTGGATAGCCGAGTCTGCAATGTCCGCGTTCAAGCTAAATCCGAATATTAATTGTCTGTCACCACTGAGAAAATAATCCACAGACGTTCTGCAATGAAAGTGGTAAATGATATCACTGTTGCACTTGATAAGAGACAACACTGTGCATCCCTTTTTATTGATTTGTCAAAAGCATTGCACACTGTTAATCATtgtatttaaaaactttgactCCTCCAGTCAGGACTCGCTGAGAGAGCATGGTTCTCTAATGACCTCAGTAACAGGTCTCATTGCATTAAATCTAATGGTCTATGTTCTGAATTTGTTACAGTGCACAGGGCTTTGTATTAGGTCCCCTTCTATTTATCATTTACATTAACAATCTCTGACTAAATGTGTCAGATGCAAGCTTGCATTTCTATGCTGATGACAGTTATTGACAGCTGTGGTTCAACTCTTGTCCAAGACATTGATTCCTTCCAGAAAGTATTTTTTACTGTCCAACACTCATTACTTCAGCTTAAACTTGATCTCAATGCAGACAAAACAAAGCTGTTGATTGAGTCAGTAATCACTCTTGAAGCTAATAAAATAGAGTTGGTTCACACGTATAAATATCTGTTTATCTGATGGCTCGCTCACCTTCAAACCACATGTAGAGGACCTCATGAAAAACTAAAGTTAACACtgagttttattttcaaaacaagttgtgtttttctttgaataCAAAGAAGCAGCTTGTTGCTGACAGTTTTACCTGGATTATGAAAATATTCTATATATGAATGATTCTGCTAAGTGTCTTTAAGTGGTTGATACCATGCTTCTCTGGGGTCCTGGTACTCGGTCCACTCTGGCCCGCGGGCTCATCACTACAGTCCACTGTGCTTCCTGTGGCTTccatggctgctgggtgacccctgTCATGGCTCCCGACACCCACTATCAGATaattacatggagaaacctttgaaTACAAATGTGTTCACGCACACAGGTGTGGatacaggtgtacacacaggtttTCACAGACACACTATCTTCCTTGGCTGCTGCCTCAAAGCATATCCTGCATTGTTGGTCTTGTGTGCTGCTCAGTAACATTCaagatttattatttactgttacttatACTTATCTAGGTTGttgctgtggaaaaaaacctgtgagtgtttccagctgtttgAAGATAAAAGCTGCAAAGCTGTTTTTGCAGCCTCACACATCAACACACAAGTGGTTCAGCTCCAAGTCAGAGAAACATTGAAAACAGGAGTGAAGAGCTGCTGGTTCCAcagcaattcaattcaattttatttatatagcaccaaatcacaacgaaagtcgcctcaaggcgcttcataggtacagagaaaaccccaacaatcatatgaccccctatgagcagcactttggcgacagtgggaagggaaaactcccttttaacaggaagaaacctccggcagaaccaggctcagggaggggcggccatctgctgcgaccggttggggtgagagaaggaaaacgggataaagacatgctgtggaagagagacagagattaataacagatatgattcgatgcagagaggtctattaacacatagtgagtgagaaaggtgactggaaaggaaaaactgaatgcatcatgggaatccccggcagcctacgtctatcgcagcataactaagggaggattcagggtcacctggtccagccctaactatatgctttagcaaaaaggaaagttttaagcctaatcttaaaagtagagatagtgtctgtctcctgaatccaaactggaagctggttccacagaagaggggcctgaaaactgaaggctctgcctcccattctacttttaaatactctaggaacagcaagtaggcctgcagagcgagagcgaagtgctctaatagggtgatatggtactacaagcccattaagataagatggggcctgattatttaggACCTTGTaggtgaggagcaggatttaaTTGTAGCCCATAATATTAACAGATCattttcgtgtgtgtgtgtgtgtgtgtgtgtgtgtgtgtgtgtgtgtgtgtgtgtgtgtgtacgggtTCGTACTATCCTGGTGGGGACTTTCTGCACCGTTGGGACCAAAATCCAGGTCCCCTCGGGGTTGAAAGCAATTTTCACATTCAAAATGCGGTTTTactgtcagggttacaattaggtaagggttagggttaggcattcatttttaatggttagggtaagcggctagggaaagcattatgtcaatgggaTGCCCCCACGAGGATAGCAAaccacacgtgtgtgtgtgtgtgtgtgtgtgtcatatgtCATAGTGCTTgaaacacacatgaaaatatattaaaggttgattctttttttcttttggtttgtggaacaaaaatcagcaACAAAGAAACGCTAGTACGTGCTGCCTTTAGGTGCACCTGGTAAATTCAGGAATCTCTACTCCAAACCACAGCAGGTTGTTTTAAAGGCTTTTCTgggttaatgtttgtttgttggcaTAAACATGTCTGTGATCGCTGTGTTGTTCTTTTTGATGCAGTATTTCATGTAACTCGGTGCTAAAATcataacaattaagtttaacagtTCTAGTGCTCATGCAGCATTTtagattaactgaaggcttttcagggagtttttaggacttcctgataaaaatgaattacagtagtccagcctggaagtaatacaTGCATGAACtagctcttctggacagagatctctgatgcactgcaaaaactcaaaatattaccaagtatatttgtcttatttctagtcaaaatatcttatttcacttaaaataagacacaatCAGCTACAGAGCAACATTTTGTAACATATATGAACTTTTTTCAAGACGGTGAATCTTGAAACTGGAGAATTTTAACTTGTTCCAttgacagatttttttcacttatttcaagctaaaatatTTAATGTAATTCAAATTTAGACAGAAATAAAGtgaataatattattttattattacgtTGATGTAGCACAtggttcagttagctttgtaTAAACACATGTGTTAGAAATGTTCTTCAATCAGCTCTTTTTACTCTCTTACATTTCACAGCcagttttttacttttacttgagtaaagaagttgaattagtacttggagtatttttaacagtagtacttctacttaagtacagactGTGTGTACTTTTACCACATGTGTCTGAGACCTCCTTCAGGGTCCACCTGAAGCTCTCAGTCTGCTGTGGAAAAAGGAAATCCAGGTGTGTTTCTCCTGATCACCTGAGGCCGTCATTACTGTGTGAACTTTACCCACACACCACTCCTCACTCCTCCCACCCGCTGCACACAGTCACTGAGTACAGACCGGCTGATAAAGGAAGAGGGGGAGCAAAGACGAGAAGTTCAACGtcattttgcagaagtgaaagtgtgagagagcagcagcagagctgcagtcgAGTCCTGTTTGTCTCTAAAAGAAGATTCACTGGAGTccatcaggtttctctcagcaacagtggtgagtgcagctgatcacacttcctgtttctacacAAATCTTCACTCTGTTCACTTCATCAGGGCTCTTGAGTACCACCTCATTTCTCCATGGTGCGACTTATatgcccggatagatttgaaaacagcGCTCCGTGTCCACAGTAGCATTTTccgtcgttttcacagagttgtgcgtccacattaaaacggccgaaaacgcttacgttccagtactgcgcatgcgtgaaacgcaaggCGATTCGACCGgtctcatttctgtctgccgcttGTGCCGGCTGTTTGAAACGTCGCGTTAACAGGTGGAGGAAAAccaccgagttttttaaatggactaacagtGAGGTGGAGTCG
The Oreochromis niloticus isolate F11D_XX unplaced genomic scaffold, O_niloticus_UMD_NMBU tig00000744_pilon, whole genome shotgun sequence DNA segment above includes these coding regions:
- the LOC112844686 gene encoding myelin-oligodendrocyte glycoprotein, whose protein sequence is MIHLYDSSKKQHLSQDPVYRGHTEMNEDPLNTKDLILKLKDLHFTDSDVYTCTVYKKYGNILLQKVVTLKVKGGTKNPTGAQSKNTDASVVKPADG